One genomic segment of Streptomyces sp. NBC_00239 includes these proteins:
- a CDS encoding MFS transporter, whose product MTAPLKPNGPDTDHADHADHADHADRAADDSAVSDVHIRPQGGTGGILGAAHRALSIGIITVVFLIAFEATAIGTAMPVAARELDGVGLYAFAFSAYFTTSLFGMVLAGQWSDRQGPLRPLAVGIASFAAGLLLSGTAVTMWLFVLGRAVQGFGGGLVIVALYVVVSRAYDERLRPAIMAAFAASWVIPSVVGPLVAGTVTEHIGWRWVFLGLPVLVVFPLALALPAIRRTASGPADPEAPPVPFDRRRIRLALGISLGAALLQYGAQDLRWLSLVPALAGLALLVPAVTGANSLMPKGTYLAARGLPSVVLLRGLAGGAFIAAESFIPLMLVTQRGLSPTLAGLCLAGAGATWAFGSWVQARPRLERHREPMMAGGMVLVAASIAVVPTVLIEAVPVWVVAAAWSLGCFGMGLAVTSTSVLLLKLSPPAEAGANSAALQISDALANVVLLAGGGAAFAALGGGAVGGAAHQAAEGAAGASHPAAFVAVFLPMAAVALLGAWVSTRVLPRVKS is encoded by the coding sequence ATGACCGCCCCCCTCAAGCCGAACGGCCCCGACACCGATCACGCCGATCACGCCGATCACGCCGATCACGCCGATCGCGCCGCCGACGACTCCGCCGTATCCGATGTGCACATACGGCCGCAGGGCGGCACCGGTGGCATTCTCGGGGCCGCGCACCGGGCCCTGAGCATCGGGATCATCACCGTCGTCTTCCTCATCGCCTTCGAGGCGACCGCCATCGGCACCGCCATGCCGGTCGCCGCCCGGGAGCTCGACGGGGTCGGGCTGTACGCCTTCGCCTTCTCCGCCTACTTCACCACCAGCCTCTTCGGCATGGTGCTGGCCGGCCAGTGGTCGGACCGGCAGGGGCCGCTGCGCCCGCTCGCCGTCGGCATCGCGAGTTTCGCCGCCGGGCTGCTGCTGTCCGGGACGGCGGTCACGATGTGGCTGTTCGTGCTCGGCCGGGCGGTCCAGGGGTTCGGCGGCGGGCTGGTCATCGTCGCGCTGTACGTCGTGGTCAGCCGCGCCTACGACGAACGCCTGCGCCCCGCGATCATGGCGGCCTTCGCCGCGAGCTGGGTGATCCCCTCGGTGGTGGGCCCGCTCGTCGCCGGGACGGTCACCGAACACATCGGCTGGCGCTGGGTGTTCCTCGGCCTGCCGGTGCTCGTCGTCTTCCCGCTGGCCCTCGCGCTGCCCGCGATCCGGCGCACGGCGTCGGGGCCGGCCGACCCCGAGGCCCCGCCCGTCCCGTTCGACCGCCGCCGGATCCGGCTGGCGCTGGGGATCTCGCTGGGCGCCGCGCTGCTCCAGTACGGGGCCCAGGACCTGCGCTGGCTCTCGCTGGTGCCGGCCCTGGCAGGGCTGGCGCTGCTGGTGCCCGCGGTCACGGGCGCCAACAGCCTGATGCCGAAGGGCACGTACCTGGCCGCGCGCGGGCTGCCGTCGGTGGTGCTGCTGCGCGGGCTGGCGGGCGGGGCGTTCATCGCCGCCGAGAGCTTCATCCCGCTGATGCTGGTGACCCAGCGCGGGCTGAGCCCCACGCTGGCCGGCCTGTGCCTGGCCGGGGCCGGCGCGACCTGGGCCTTCGGGTCGTGGGTGCAGGCGCGGCCGCGCCTGGAGCGGCACCGGGAGCCGATGATGGCGGGCGGCATGGTGCTGGTGGCGGCCTCCATCGCCGTCGTGCCGACCGTGCTCATCGAGGCCGTGCCGGTGTGGGTGGTGGCGGCGGCCTGGTCGCTGGGCTGCTTCGGCATGGGCCTGGCCGTCACGTCCACGAGCGTGCTGCTGCTGAAGCTGTCGCCGCCGGCGGAGGCGGGCGCGAACTCCGCGGCGCTCCAGATCTCCGACGCGCTCGCCAACGTCGTGCTGCTCGCGGGCGGCGGGGCGGCCTTCGCCGCGCTGGGCGGCGGGGCGGTGGGCGGGGCCGCCCACCAGGCCGCCGAGGGCGCCGCCGGCGCCTCCCACCCCGCCGCGTTCGTGGCCGTCTTCCTCCCGATGGCCGCGGTCGCCCTCCTCGGCGCGTGGGTGTCCACCCGGGTGCTGCCCCGCGTAAAGAGCTGA
- a CDS encoding plasmid mobilization protein: MAGLNVRFTEEELDALRERAEAEGRSMQSFAHDAVLRAINEHSRLFNEAAEHVLKASMELNRRLA, translated from the coding sequence ATGGCTGGTCTCAATGTCAGATTCACCGAAGAAGAGCTGGACGCCCTGCGCGAGCGCGCGGAAGCGGAGGGTCGCAGCATGCAGTCCTTCGCACACGATGCGGTGCTCAGGGCCATAAACGAACACTCCCGGCTCTTCAACGAGGCGGCGGAGCACGTCCTGAAGGCAAGCATGGAGCTGAACCGGAGGCTTGCCTGA
- a CDS encoding type II toxin-antitoxin system death-on-curing family toxin translates to MHYLTLPELLNLAKRLGADEVRDYGLLDSALARPQASVFGQDAYPDIWEKAAALMESLARNHGLVDGNKRIAWYATWVFLHMNGHPLDAGFDVDEAEQFVLDVCQGALDVPKIATKLPRFAR, encoded by the coding sequence ATGCACTACCTCACGCTTCCCGAGCTCCTGAATCTCGCGAAGCGTCTCGGGGCGGACGAGGTTCGCGACTACGGGCTGCTCGACTCGGCCCTCGCGCGCCCGCAGGCGAGTGTGTTCGGCCAGGACGCCTATCCGGACATCTGGGAGAAGGCGGCGGCGCTGATGGAGTCGCTGGCCAGAAACCACGGGCTCGTGGACGGGAACAAGCGCATCGCGTGGTACGCGACCTGGGTGTTCCTGCACATGAATGGACATCCGCTCGACGCGGGCTTCGACGTGGACGAGGCCGAGCAGTTCGTCCTCGACGTCTGCCAGGGAGCCCTGGACGTCCCCAAGATCGCCACGAAACTCCCGAGGTTCGCTCGCTGA
- a CDS encoding DEAD/DEAH box helicase yields MTTTASHHLSPAFPGRAPWGTASKLRAWQQGALDRYIETQPRDFLAVATPGAGKTTFALTLASWLLHHHVVQQITVVAPTEHLKKQWAEAAARIGIRLDPEYSAGPLSRDYHGVAVTYAGVGVRPMLHRNRCEQRKTLVILDEIHHAGDSKSWGEACLEAFDPATRRLALTGTPFRSDTNPIPFVAYEEGNDGIRRSSADYTYGYGNALGDGVVRPVIFLSYSGNMRWRTKAGDEIAAKLGEPMTKDAISQAWRTALDPRGDWMPNVLRAADQRLTEVRKGIPDAGGLVIAADQDSARAYAKLIREITGTKATVVLSDDAGASKRIDDFSGSNDRWMVAVRMVSEGVDVPRLAVGVYATTISTPLFFAQAVGRFVRSRRRGETASVFLPTIPYLLGFANEMEVERDHVLDKPKKQGEEDPYAESEKEMDEANKQEDEDTGEDEQMSFEALESDAVFDRVLYDGAEFGMQAHPGSEEEQDYLGIPGLLEPDQVQMLLQKRQSRQIAHSRRKPDSEADLLELPAERRPVVSHKELLELRKSLNTMVGAYVHQSGKPHGVIHTELRRVCGGPPSAEATAGQLRERIKKVQEWATRMR; encoded by the coding sequence GTGACTACTACCGCCTCCCACCACCTCTCACCCGCCTTCCCCGGCCGCGCCCCCTGGGGTACCGCCAGCAAGCTGCGTGCCTGGCAGCAGGGTGCCCTGGACCGGTACATCGAGACGCAGCCGCGCGACTTCCTCGCGGTCGCCACCCCCGGCGCCGGCAAGACCACCTTCGCGCTGACCCTCGCGTCGTGGCTGCTGCACCACCACGTCGTGCAGCAGATCACCGTCGTCGCGCCCACCGAGCACCTGAAGAAGCAGTGGGCCGAGGCCGCCGCGCGGATAGGCATCCGGCTGGACCCCGAGTACTCGGCCGGTCCGCTGAGCCGCGACTACCACGGGGTCGCCGTCACGTACGCCGGTGTCGGCGTGCGGCCGATGCTGCACCGCAACCGCTGCGAGCAGCGCAAGACGCTGGTGATCCTCGACGAGATCCACCACGCGGGCGACTCCAAGTCCTGGGGCGAGGCCTGCCTGGAGGCCTTCGACCCGGCCACCCGCCGGCTCGCGCTCACCGGTACGCCTTTCCGCTCCGACACGAATCCGATCCCTTTCGTCGCGTACGAGGAAGGGAATGACGGAATCCGGAGATCCTCCGCCGATTACACCTACGGCTATGGGAATGCTCTCGGCGATGGGGTGGTTCGTCCGGTTATTTTTCTGTCCTACAGCGGCAATATGCGCTGGCGGACGAAGGCCGGAGACGAAATCGCGGCCAAACTCGGCGAGCCCATGACCAAGGACGCCATCTCGCAGGCCTGGCGCACCGCGCTCGACCCGCGCGGCGACTGGATGCCGAACGTGCTGCGCGCCGCCGACCAGCGGCTCACCGAGGTCAGGAAGGGCATCCCGGACGCCGGCGGGCTCGTCATCGCCGCGGACCAGGACTCGGCCCGCGCGTACGCCAAGCTGATCCGCGAGATCACCGGCACCAAGGCCACCGTCGTCCTCTCCGACGATGCGGGCGCCTCGAAGCGGATCGACGACTTCAGCGGCAGCAACGACCGCTGGATGGTCGCCGTCCGCATGGTGTCCGAAGGCGTCGACGTGCCCCGGCTCGCGGTCGGCGTGTACGCCACGACCATCTCCACCCCGCTCTTCTTCGCGCAGGCCGTCGGGCGTTTCGTGCGCTCGCGCAGGCGCGGCGAGACCGCCTCGGTGTTCCTGCCGACCATCCCGTACCTGCTCGGCTTCGCCAACGAGATGGAAGTCGAGCGCGACCACGTGCTCGACAAGCCCAAGAAGCAGGGCGAGGAAGACCCGTACGCCGAGTCCGAGAAGGAGATGGACGAGGCGAACAAGCAGGAGGACGAGGACACCGGCGAGGACGAGCAGATGTCCTTCGAGGCGCTGGAGTCCGACGCCGTCTTCGACCGGGTGCTGTACGACGGCGCCGAGTTCGGCATGCAGGCGCACCCCGGCAGCGAGGAGGAGCAGGACTACCTCGGCATCCCCGGTCTGCTGGAGCCGGACCAGGTGCAGATGCTGCTGCAGAAGCGCCAGTCCCGGCAGATCGCGCACAGCCGACGCAAGCCGGATTCCGAGGCCGACCTGCTGGAACTGCCCGCCGAGCGGCGGCCCGTCGTCTCCCACAAGGAACTGCTGGAACTGCGCAAGTCGCTCAACACGATGGTCGGCGCGTACGTCCACCAGAGCGGCAAGCCGCACGGGGTGATCCACACGGAGCTGCGCCGGGTGTGCGGCGGCCCGCCGAGCGCCGAGGCCACCGCCGGGCAGCTGCGCGAACGCATCAAGAAGGTGCAGGAGTGGGCCACGCGGATGCGGTGA
- a CDS encoding IclR family transcriptional regulator — protein sequence MTAETSQTLDRGLRVLKLLADTDHGLTVTELSNRLGVNRTVVYRLLATLEQHALVRRDLGGRARVGLGVLRLGRQVHPLVREAALPALRSLAEDIGATAHLTLVDGTEALAVAVVEPTWTDYHVAYRAGFRHALDRGAAGRAILAARQGALSEPGYTLTHGELEAGASGAAAPLVGITGLEGSVGVVMLADAVPERVGPRVVDAAREVADALR from the coding sequence GTGACCGCGGAAACCTCCCAGACGCTCGACCGGGGACTGCGCGTCCTCAAACTTCTTGCCGACACCGACCACGGACTGACGGTCACCGAGCTCTCGAACCGGCTCGGCGTCAACAGGACCGTGGTCTACCGACTGCTTGCCACGCTGGAGCAGCACGCGCTCGTCCGCCGGGACCTCGGCGGCCGGGCCAGGGTCGGGCTCGGCGTACTGCGGCTGGGCCGGCAGGTCCACCCGCTGGTCCGCGAGGCCGCGCTGCCCGCGCTGCGCTCGCTCGCCGAGGACATAGGTGCGACCGCCCACCTCACCCTCGTGGACGGTACGGAGGCCCTCGCGGTCGCCGTCGTCGAACCGACCTGGACCGACTACCACGTGGCCTACCGGGCCGGGTTCCGGCACGCGCTGGACCGCGGTGCGGCCGGCCGGGCCATCCTGGCCGCGCGGCAGGGCGCCCTGTCCGAACCGGGTTACACGCTCACGCACGGCGAACTGGAGGCGGGGGCCAGTGGCGCTGCCGCGCCGTTGGTCGGCATCACCGGGCTGGAGGGGAGCGTGGGTGTCGTGATGCTCGCGGACGCCGTGCCGGAGCGGGTGGGGCCGCGGGTCGTCGACGCCGCCCGAGAGGTGGCCGACGCCCTGCGCTGA
- a CDS encoding S16 family serine protease, with translation MLSRLTRLPRPTALALCAVPVLALLAVAALAPLPFALARPGLTADVLGSQKGKPVITVAGAPVRETTGQLRMTTILATGPSTDVRLGELVDSWFRSDRAVLPKESVYPTGDSDKEIEHHNLAEMEKSQSAAAQAALGYLHKDPKTVKVDLELADVGGPSAGLLFSLGIVDKLDGDGSGGDLTGGRSIAGTGTITPDGEVGAVGGVALKTQAAKRDGASVFLVPKAECSDAESELPAGLRLIPVTTLTDAVSSLRALSRGGKVPSC, from the coding sequence GTGCTCTCACGCCTCACACGTCTGCCCCGCCCCACGGCCCTCGCACTCTGCGCCGTGCCCGTGCTCGCGCTGCTCGCCGTCGCGGCCCTCGCCCCGCTGCCGTTCGCGCTGGCGCGACCCGGCCTGACGGCGGACGTGCTCGGCTCACAGAAGGGCAAGCCCGTCATCACCGTCGCCGGTGCGCCCGTCCGCGAGACGACCGGCCAGCTGCGGATGACCACGATCCTCGCGACCGGGCCGTCCACCGACGTACGCCTGGGCGAGCTGGTCGACAGCTGGTTCCGCAGCGACCGGGCGGTCCTGCCCAAGGAATCGGTCTATCCGACGGGCGATTCCGACAAGGAGATCGAGCACCACAATCTGGCGGAAATGGAGAAGTCGCAGTCGGCTGCCGCCCAGGCCGCGCTCGGATACCTGCACAAGGATCCGAAGACGGTGAAGGTGGACCTGGAGCTCGCCGACGTCGGCGGCCCGAGTGCCGGACTGCTGTTCTCCCTCGGCATCGTCGACAAGCTCGACGGCGACGGCAGCGGCGGCGACCTCACCGGCGGCCGCTCCATCGCCGGCACCGGCACCATCACCCCGGACGGCGAGGTCGGCGCCGTCGGGGGAGTGGCGCTGAAGACGCAGGCCGCCAAGCGGGACGGCGCGAGCGTGTTCCTCGTACCGAAGGCGGAGTGCTCGGACGCTGAATCCGAACTGCCCGCCGGGCTGCGGCTGATCCCCGTGACCACGCTGACGGACGCGGTCTCCTCGCTGCGCGCGCTGAGCCGCGGCGGGAAGGTCCCTAGCTGCTAG
- a CDS encoding MFS transporter, translating to MIRQGGTAAASGAARRPFAAILTANTISIAGSSLTLIGVPWFVLQTTDSAGRAGIVAFCATLPVVVAALAGGPVIDRIGRRRVSVLSDLVCGLSVGAIPLLHYAGVLEFWMLCALMAVGGLVHTPGLTARNVMLPDLAEHAGTSLTRAASLYDAVSRGARMIGAAVAGVLIVALGAEVVLIVDAASFAVSAALVALGVRGIRAAEPRPGAGAVSFAAYRAELREGYLFLLRNRLILGSTVMVMATNGLDQAWNSVLLPVHARDALGGATQLGLLVALFGGFALLGALLYGAVGERFPRRAVFAAAFLICGPPRWAVAAFTDTTLPLAVTMALAGLGAGMLNPILSTVFYGLVPDGLRSRVAGVTTAGCELAMPLGGLAAGLLVESAGLTTALLALGGCYLLATLSPVVFPAWRGLDAPLAPHDGPAAHAQPGPDPGPGPSSRPEPADAAPVSSRQPAAGS from the coding sequence ATGATCCGCCAGGGGGGAACCGCGGCGGCGAGCGGCGCGGCGCGGCGGCCTTTCGCCGCCATTCTGACCGCCAACACCATTTCCATAGCCGGGAGTTCACTCACGCTCATCGGCGTGCCGTGGTTCGTGCTGCAGACCACGGACAGCGCGGGCCGGGCCGGGATCGTCGCCTTCTGCGCGACGCTGCCGGTCGTGGTGGCCGCGCTGGCCGGCGGCCCGGTGATCGACCGGATCGGCCGGCGCCGGGTCTCCGTCCTCTCCGACCTCGTGTGCGGCCTGTCGGTCGGCGCGATCCCGCTCCTGCACTACGCGGGGGTGCTGGAGTTCTGGATGCTGTGCGCCCTCATGGCGGTCGGCGGCCTGGTCCACACGCCCGGGCTGACCGCGCGCAACGTCATGCTGCCGGACCTCGCCGAGCACGCCGGGACCTCTCTGACGCGGGCCGCGAGCCTGTACGACGCGGTGTCGCGCGGCGCGCGGATGATCGGTGCCGCGGTGGCCGGCGTACTCATCGTGGCGCTGGGCGCGGAGGTCGTACTGATCGTGGACGCGGCCAGCTTCGCGGTGTCGGCGGCGCTGGTGGCGCTCGGGGTGCGCGGGATCCGGGCGGCGGAGCCGCGGCCGGGCGCGGGGGCCGTCTCGTTCGCCGCGTACCGCGCCGAACTGCGCGAGGGGTACCTCTTCCTGCTGCGCAACCGGCTGATCCTGGGCTCCACGGTGATGGTGATGGCCACCAACGGCTTGGACCAGGCCTGGAATTCCGTACTGCTGCCGGTGCACGCCCGGGACGCGCTCGGCGGCGCCACCCAACTGGGGCTGCTGGTCGCCCTGTTCGGCGGCTTCGCACTGCTGGGTGCGCTGCTCTACGGGGCCGTCGGCGAGCGCTTCCCGCGGCGGGCGGTGTTCGCCGCGGCCTTCCTGATCTGCGGGCCCCCTCGGTGGGCCGTCGCGGCCTTCACCGACACCACCCTGCCGCTCGCGGTGACCATGGCCCTGGCCGGCCTCGGGGCGGGCATGCTCAACCCGATCCTGTCCACGGTGTTCTACGGGCTGGTGCCGGACGGGCTGCGCAGCCGGGTCGCGGGCGTGACCACGGCGGGCTGCGAGCTCGCCATGCCGCTGGGCGGGCTCGCGGCGGGCCTGCTGGTGGAGAGCGCCGGCCTGACCACCGCCCTGCTGGCACTCGGCGGCTGCTACCTGCTGGCCACGCTCAGCCCGGTCGTCTTCCCGGCCTGGCGGGGCCTCGACGCACCGCTCGCACCGCACGACGGACCCGCCGCGCATGCGCAGCCGGGGCCGGATCCGGGGCCGGGGCCGTCATCCCGGCCGGAGCCCGCGGACGCGGCGCCCGTCAGCAGCCGGCAGCCAGCTGCTGGCAGCTAG
- a CDS encoding ArsR/SmtB family transcription factor, with product MTEQQPQTPGKAERSIRTLDARTLRGLAHPLRIRLLGALRHDGPATASRLAERLGESSGATSYHLRQLASYGFVEDAPEHGKGRERWWRAAHDGTRFDEKLTSDPNPEVRGAADLFLHEIATVHAHELATWLGNAHAWPQEWRRASDMSDYTLRLTPERSRELILKMHALIDSYKDLEPADPADEPAGTESVRFHLHAFPRTTG from the coding sequence ATGACCGAGCAGCAGCCGCAGACGCCCGGCAAGGCCGAGCGCAGCATCCGCACCCTCGATGCCCGCACCCTGCGCGGCCTCGCACACCCGCTGCGCATCCGCCTGCTGGGCGCCCTGCGCCACGACGGCCCCGCCACGGCCTCCCGACTCGCCGAGCGCCTGGGCGAGTCGAGCGGCGCGACCAGCTACCACCTGCGCCAGCTCGCCTCGTACGGGTTCGTCGAGGACGCGCCCGAGCACGGCAAGGGCCGCGAGCGCTGGTGGCGGGCCGCACACGACGGCACGCGCTTCGACGAGAAGCTGACGTCCGACCCGAACCCCGAGGTCCGCGGCGCCGCGGACCTCTTCCTGCACGAGATCGCCACCGTGCACGCGCACGAGCTGGCCACCTGGCTGGGCAACGCCCACGCCTGGCCGCAGGAGTGGCGGCGGGCCTCCGACATGAGCGACTACACGCTCCGGCTGACGCCCGAGCGCAGCCGCGAACTGATCCTGAAGATGCACGCGTTGATCGACAGCTACAAGGACCTGGAGCCCGCCGACCCGGCGGACGAGCCCGCGGGCACCGAATCGGTCCGCTTCCATCTGCACGCCTTCCCGCGTACGACCGGCTGA
- a CDS encoding Lrp/AsnC family transcriptional regulator, whose translation MGIDPLDGRLIVLLAREPRIGVLEASRRLGVARGTVQARLDRLQSSGVIRGFGPQVDPAALGYPVTAFATLEIKQGQGSDVRAHLATVPEVLELHTTTGHGDMLCRLVARSNADLQRVIDRVVGFEGIVRASTAIVMENPVPLRVIPLVEQAAADHED comes from the coding sequence ATGGGCATCGACCCACTGGATGGCAGGCTCATCGTTCTCCTCGCCCGTGAGCCCCGCATCGGCGTGCTGGAGGCCTCGCGCCGGCTCGGGGTGGCGCGCGGCACCGTGCAGGCGCGCCTGGACCGGCTCCAGTCGAGCGGGGTCATCCGCGGTTTCGGCCCGCAGGTGGATCCGGCGGCGCTCGGCTACCCGGTGACCGCGTTCGCGACGCTGGAGATCAAGCAGGGCCAGGGTTCGGACGTACGGGCGCACCTGGCGACCGTGCCCGAGGTGCTGGAGCTGCACACGACGACCGGGCACGGGGACATGCTGTGTCGGCTGGTGGCCCGGTCGAACGCGGACCTGCAGCGGGTGATCGACCGGGTCGTCGGCTTCGAGGGCATCGTGCGCGCGTCCACCGCCATCGTGATGGAGAATCCGGTGCCGCTGCGGGTCATCCCCCTGGTGGAGCAGGCGGCCGCCGACCACGAGGACTGA
- the hppD gene encoding 4-hydroxyphenylpyruvate dioxygenase produces MTETLHHSTPATAREADPFPVKGMDAVVFAVGNAKQAAHYYSTAFGMKLVAYSGPENGSRETASYVLTNGSARFVLTSVIKATTDHGRFIDEHVAEHGDGVIDLAIEVPDVRAAYAYAVEQGARGLDEPHEVKDEHGTVVLASIATYGQTRHTLVERGDYTGPYLPGYVAVDPMVAPPAKRTFQAIDHCVGNVELGRMNEWVGFYNKVMGFTNMKEFVGDDIATEYSALMSKVVADGTKKVKFPINEPAIAKKKSQIDEYLEFYNGPGVQHIALASNDIVATVRTMRAAGVQFLSVPDTYYDTLGEWVGDTRVPIDELRELKILADRDEDGYLLQIFTKPVQDRPTVFFEIIERHGSMGFGKGNFKALFEAIEREQDKRGNL; encoded by the coding sequence ATGACTGAGACGCTGCATCACTCCACCCCCGCCACCGCGCGTGAAGCCGACCCGTTCCCGGTGAAGGGGATGGACGCGGTGGTCTTCGCCGTCGGCAATGCGAAGCAGGCCGCGCACTACTACTCCACCGCCTTCGGCATGAAGCTCGTCGCCTACTCCGGCCCGGAGAACGGCAGCCGCGAGACCGCGAGCTACGTCCTGACCAACGGCTCGGCCCGCTTCGTCCTGACCTCGGTCATCAAGGCGACGACCGACCACGGCCGGTTCATCGACGAGCACGTCGCCGAGCACGGCGACGGCGTCATCGACCTCGCCATCGAGGTCCCGGACGTCCGCGCGGCCTACGCCTACGCGGTCGAGCAGGGCGCGCGCGGCCTGGACGAGCCGCACGAGGTCAAGGACGAGCACGGCACCGTCGTGCTGGCCTCGATCGCCACGTACGGCCAGACCCGCCACACGCTCGTCGAGCGCGGCGACTACACCGGCCCCTACCTGCCGGGCTACGTCGCCGTCGACCCGATGGTCGCGCCGCCCGCCAAGCGGACCTTCCAGGCGATCGACCACTGCGTCGGCAACGTCGAGCTGGGCCGCATGAACGAGTGGGTCGGCTTCTACAACAAGGTCATGGGCTTCACGAACATGAAGGAGTTCGTGGGCGACGACATCGCGACCGAGTACTCGGCGCTCATGTCCAAGGTGGTCGCGGACGGGACGAAGAAGGTCAAGTTCCCGATCAACGAGCCGGCGATCGCGAAGAAGAAGTCGCAGATCGACGAGTACCTGGAGTTCTACAACGGCCCCGGCGTCCAGCACATCGCGCTGGCCTCCAACGACATCGTCGCCACGGTGCGCACCATGCGAGCGGCGGGCGTGCAGTTCCTGTCCGTCCCGGACACGTACTACGACACCCTCGGCGAGTGGGTCGGCGACACGCGGGTGCCGATCGACGAGCTGCGCGAGCTGAAGATCCTGGCGGACCGGGACGAGGACGGATACCTGCTGCAGATCTTCACCAAGCCGGTGCAGGACCGGCCGACCGTGTTCTTCGAGATCATCGAGCGGCACGGGTCGATGGGCTTCGGCAAGGGCAACTTCAAGGCGCTGTTCGAGGCGATCGAGCGCGAGCAGGACAAGCGCGGCAACCTCTGA
- a CDS encoding tetratricopeptide repeat protein has product MEMESQQPPVTFSARRTAMTAAVAVVLIAGALVIRPAQQHGDDPRPPRPEQRAMASVGMGAPAAAVDVNALIADRARWVKGHPADDGAWAVLGAAYLEQARRTADAGHYPQAEAALKRSLALRPAEKGNFDAMVGMGALANARHDFVTARKWGELVRAQAPRNWTAYPVLIDAYSGLGAYKPAEAAMEKLVALRGGLPGFLRASQVYRDRGWREDAAAALERAAGAARTPAEKAYCLYRIGELAWERGEAEDALRSYEGALRTDPTQGLALGGRARALAALNRTGEAVRDYRAALEEMPAPQLALELGELLEAAGQEEDAQEAYGVLRAQVARAGTYGVQEDLVLSRYEADHADPLAAVRRLRAQWSRHKSVQVADALGWALFRSGEPREALWYARKATDLGMRNAEFAYHRGVVERDLGDTAAARRHLQEALRTNPHFSPLLAPKAKLALAALAEPAAGGPENMQPDEPWVAPVMPKPAPRPAQKRPAAGAGAGPEAATGAGAGAEAAARAERASGAGLDSAVPADPKPGGRARPWAKPELAAGAVGGPARASAAPLRRPTPTRHRSHTP; this is encoded by the coding sequence ATGGAGATGGAGTCGCAGCAGCCGCCCGTCACGTTCAGCGCGCGGCGTACGGCGATGACCGCCGCCGTGGCCGTGGTGCTGATCGCGGGCGCGCTCGTCATCAGACCTGCCCAGCAGCACGGAGACGACCCGCGGCCGCCGCGGCCCGAACAGCGGGCGATGGCGTCGGTGGGGATGGGGGCGCCGGCGGCCGCGGTGGACGTGAACGCGCTGATCGCGGACCGGGCGCGGTGGGTGAAGGGGCATCCCGCCGACGACGGGGCGTGGGCGGTGCTGGGCGCCGCCTATCTGGAGCAGGCGCGGCGGACGGCGGACGCGGGCCACTATCCGCAGGCGGAGGCGGCGCTGAAGCGGTCGCTGGCGCTGCGGCCCGCCGAGAAGGGCAATTTCGACGCGATGGTGGGGATGGGGGCGCTGGCCAACGCGCGGCACGATTTCGTGACGGCCCGCAAGTGGGGTGAGCTGGTCCGGGCGCAGGCGCCGCGGAACTGGACGGCGTACCCGGTGCTGATCGACGCGTACAGCGGGCTCGGCGCGTACAAGCCGGCCGAGGCGGCCATGGAGAAGCTGGTGGCGCTGCGCGGCGGGCTGCCGGGATTCCTGCGGGCCTCGCAGGTGTACCGGGACCGCGGCTGGCGCGAGGACGCGGCGGCCGCGCTGGAGCGTGCGGCGGGGGCCGCACGGACCCCGGCGGAGAAGGCGTACTGCCTGTACCGGATCGGCGAGCTGGCGTGGGAGCGGGGCGAGGCGGAGGACGCGCTGCGCTCGTACGAGGGGGCGCTGCGCACCGATCCGACGCAGGGGCTGGCGCTGGGCGGCCGGGCCCGGGCGCTGGCGGCGCTGAACCGGACGGGCGAGGCGGTACGGGACTACCGCGCGGCGCTGGAGGAGATGCCGGCGCCGCAGCTCGCGCTGGAACTGGGCGAGCTGCTGGAGGCGGCGGGGCAGGAGGAGGACGCGCAGGAGGCGTACGGGGTGCTGCGGGCGCAGGTCGCGCGGGCCGGCACGTACGGGGTGCAGGAGGACCTTGTGCTCTCGCGGTACGAGGCGGACCACGCGGATCCGCTGGCGGCGGTACGCAGGCTGCGCGCGCAGTGGTCCCGGCACAAGAGCGTGCAGGTGGCGGATGCGCTGGGGTGGGCGCTGTTCCGGTCCGGGGAGCCGCGGGAGGCGCTCTGGTACGCGCGGAAGGCGACGGACCTGGGGATGCGGAACGCGGAGTTCGCGTACCACCGGGGGGTCGTCGAACGGGACCTGGGCGATACGGCGGCGGCGCGGCGGCACCTGCAGGAGGCGCTGCGGACCAATCCGCACTTCTCGCCGCTGCTGGCCCCGAAGGCGAAGCTGGCCCTGGCGGCCCTGGCGGAACCGGCGGCGGGCGGGCCGGAGAACATGCAGCCGGACGAGCCGTGGGTGGCGCCGGTCATGCCGAAGCCGGCCCCGAGGCCGGCCCAGAAACGGCCGGCCGCCGGGGCGGGGGCCGGGCCTGAGGCGGCCACCGGGGCGGGGGCGGGGGCTGAGGCGGCCGCCCGGGCGGAGCGGGCCTCCGGGGCGGGTCTGGACTCCGCCGTGCCGGCGGATCCGAAGCCGGGTGGACGGGCGCGTCCCTGGGCGAAGCCGGAGCTTGCGGCGGGGGCTGTAGGTGGCCCGGCGCGGGCGTCGGCCGCCCCCCTCCGGCGGCCGACCCCCACCCGGCACCGGTCCCACACCCCCTGA